The following proteins are encoded in a genomic region of Cricetulus griseus strain 17A/GY chromosome 7, alternate assembly CriGri-PICRH-1.0, whole genome shotgun sequence:
- the Krt9 gene encoding keratin, type I cytoskeletal 9 isoform X2, with translation MSCRQMASSFWSRSSSSGCVGGGGRGGSGSSMQSSFSRSSRAGGGGGRFSSSSGFGGGGLAACGSGGGGSFGSSYGGGAGGGFSTGSSCSMFGGGSKGCFGGGSGGGFGGGSGGGFGGGSGGGFGGGSGGGEGGILNTNEKAVMQNLNSRLAAYMDKVQELEEANTSLEKQIQEWYSKKGPRIFQKDYSHFYNTIEDLKDRIVDLTTRNNRTLLDIDNTRMTMDDFRIKFEMEQTLRQGVDADINGLQKVLEGMKMEKTDLEIQLDTLDDELKALKKNHREEMKQLTGQNDGDVSVEINVAPSTDLTQILNDMREEYEQLISKNRQDIEQHYESKMTQIEQEVTNSGQEMESNMKEVSQLQHSIQELDIELQTQLSTKSALEKALEDTKNRYCGQLQQIQEQISQVEAQLAEVRAETECQNQEYGILLGIKTRLEKEIETYHNLLEGGQQDFESCGAGQIGFGSGKGRQRGSGGSYGGGSGGSYGGGSGGSYGGGSGGSYGGGSGGSQGGKSGGGHGGGSGGGHGGGSGGSHGGGSGGSQGGKSGGGQGGGSGGSYGGGSSSGGGSGGSYGGGSGSRGGSGGGQSRGGGSKGGSGGSHGGGSSSGGGSGGSHGGGSGSGGGSGGGYGGGDRRPSQSQSSKSADCDDESQGYHMRY, from the exons TTTCAGTCGCTCCTCCAGGGCTGGTGGAGGAGGAGGTCGCTTTAGCTCTTCCAGTGGCTTTGGTGGGGGTGGCCTTGCGGCCTGTGGCAGTGGAGGTGGTGGCAGTTTTGGCTCCAGCTATGGTGGAGGAGCTGGAGGGGGCTTTAGTACAGGGAGTTCCTGCAGTATGTTTGGGGGAGGTTCTAAGGGCT GCTTCGGTGGTGGCTCTGGAGGTGGCTTTGGTGGTGGTTCTGGAGGTGGCTTTGGTGGTGGTTCTGGAGGTGGCTTTGGTGGTGGCTCTGGAGGTGGAGAAGGTGGTATTCTGAATACCAATGAGAAGGCCGTCATGCAGAATCTCAATTCCCGCCTGGCTGCCTACATGGATAAAGTACAGGAACTGGAGGAGGCCAACACCTCCCTGGAGAAACAGATCCAAGAATGGTATTCAAAGAAGGGGCCCAGAATCTTCCAGAAGGACTACTCTCATTTCTACAACACTATTGAAGACCTGAAGGACAGG ATTGTGGATCTCACAACAAGGAACAACAGAACACTCCTGGACATAGACAACACTCGCATGACTATGGATGACTTCAGAATTAA GTTTGAGATGGAGCAGACCCTGAGGCAAGGGGTGGATGCTGATATTAATGGCCTGCAGAAAGTGTTGGAAGGTATGAAGATGGAGAAAACTGATCTGGAGATACAGCTTGATACCCTGGATGATGAGCTGAAGGCCCTTAAGAAGAATCACCGGGAG GAGATGAAGCAGCTGACGGGCCAGAATGATGGCGATGTTAGTGTGGAGATAAATGTTGCCCCCAGCACAGATCTCACCCAGATCCTCAATGACATGCGCGAGGAGTACGAGCAACTCATTTCTAAGAACCGCCAGGACATTGAGCAACACTATGAGTCCAAG ATGACCCAGATTGAACAAGAAGTGACAAACAGTGGCCAAGAGATGGAGAGCAACATGAAGGAAGTGTCCCAGCTCCAGCACAGCATCCAGGAGTTGGACATCGAGCTGCAGACTCAGCTTAGCACG AAATCAGCCCTGGAGAAGGCTTTGGAGGACACAAAGAACCGCTACTGTGGCCAGCTGCAACAGATCCAAGAACAGATCAGTCAGGTGGAGGCCCAGCTTGCTGAGGTCCGAGCCGAAACCGAGTGTCAGAACCAGGAATATGGCATTCTGCTAGGcatcaagacaaggctggaaaAAGAAATCGAGACTTACCACAACCTCCTTGAAGGCGGCCAGCAAGACTT TGAATCTTGTGGTGCTGGACAAATTGGCTTTGGAAGTGGcaaaggaagacaaagaggaagtgggggcagctatggaggaggaagtgggggcagctatggaggaggaagtgggggcagctatggaggaggaagtgggggcaGCTATGGTGGAGGAAGTGGGGGCAGCCAAGGTGGAAAAAGTGGAGGCGGCcatggaggaggaagtgggggcggccatggaggaggaagtgggggcagccatggaggaggaagtgggggcaGCCAAGGTGGAAAAAGTGGAGGTGGccagggaggaggaagtggaggcagcTATGGAGGAGGAAGCAGTTCTGGGGGAGGCAGTGGAGGAAGTtatggaggaggaagtggatcCAGGGGAGGAAGTGGAGGTGGCCAAAGTAGAGGAGGTGGCTCCAAGGGAGGCAGTGGAGGCAGCCATGGTGGAGGAAGTagttcaggaggaggaagtggaggcagcCATGGTGGAGGAAGTGGttctggaggaggaagtggaggcgGCTATGGTGGAGGAGATAGACGGCCCTCTCAGTCCCAGTCCTCAAAATCTGCTGACTGTGATGATGAATCACAAG GCTACCATATGCGATACTAG